One part of the Salinivirga cyanobacteriivorans genome encodes these proteins:
- a CDS encoding 2,3,4,5-tetrahydropyridine-2,6-dicarboxylate N-succinyltransferase: MTTEQLKSHIDFLWENRTEIEKTDNKEIIARVIKMLDEGEIRVAEPTDSGWIINEWVKKAVVLYFPTREMETINVNPFEFHDKIPLKTGYKEKKVRVVPHAIARHGSYVAPGVIMMPSYVNIGAYVDSGTMVDTWATVGSCAQIGRDVHLSGGVGIGGVLEPLQASPVIIEDGAFIGSRCIVVEGVHIKKEAVLGANVVLTKSTKIIDVTGAEPKEFKGIIPERSVVIPGSYPKNFSAGTYNVPCALIIGQRKPSTDKKTSLNDALRDYEVAV; this comes from the coding sequence ATGACCACCGAACAACTGAAATCGCACATTGACTTCCTTTGGGAAAACAGAACTGAAATAGAAAAAACAGATAATAAAGAAATAATTGCCCGTGTTATTAAAATGCTGGACGAAGGCGAAATAAGAGTTGCAGAACCAACTGATAGCGGATGGATAATTAATGAATGGGTAAAAAAAGCTGTTGTGCTCTATTTTCCCACAAGGGAAATGGAAACCATTAATGTGAATCCGTTTGAATTTCATGATAAAATACCACTAAAAACAGGCTATAAAGAAAAGAAAGTACGCGTTGTGCCGCACGCGATAGCACGCCACGGTAGCTACGTGGCACCGGGAGTAATTATGATGCCTTCATATGTAAACATCGGGGCATATGTAGATAGCGGAACCATGGTTGACACCTGGGCCACTGTTGGATCATGTGCGCAAATTGGACGAGATGTGCACCTGAGTGGCGGCGTAGGTATTGGTGGAGTATTGGAACCCCTGCAAGCCAGTCCCGTAATTATTGAAGATGGTGCTTTTATAGGAAGCCGTTGCATTGTAGTAGAAGGAGTGCACATAAAAAAAGAAGCGGTTTTGGGCGCCAACGTGGTCTTAACAAAATCAACCAAAATTATTGACGTGACCGGTGCTGAGCCCAAAGAATTTAAGGGAATTATTCCCGAACGCTCAGTCGTAATACCCGGAAGTTATCCCAAAAATTTCAGTGCAGGAACGTACAATGTACCCTGTGCACTCATTATTGGTCAGCGCAAACCAAGCACTGATAAAAAAACCTCTTTGAACGATGCATTAAGAGATTATGAAGTAGCTGTATAA
- the recJ gene encoding single-stranded-DNA-specific exonuclease RecJ: protein MEEKKWVIKEKGDPEVISKLAKELNIDEILAQLLIQRNITSFDQARAFFRPELKDLHDPFLMVDMDKAVERINTALQRNERILVYGDYDVDGTTSVAMMYSFLHQFHKNIDYYIPDRYSEGYGISEKSIEYAEKNNVSLVVALDCGIKAIDKIAMANEKNIDYVICDHHTPADTLPDAYAILDPKRADSQYPFKELSGCGVGFKLIQAFLSANNMDMSKAYEYLDMLAVSIASDIVPLIGENRVLAHYGLKKINDNPSVALKAIMEVSELDKHIVISDIVFKIGPRLNAAGRMDSGQMAVDLLVSKELEEARAISQKIDNENKSRKDVDRQITNEALDLVMQEGLDSKKSIVLFNPNWLKGVIGIVASRLVEHYYKPTIIFTRSNGLITGSARSVFGFNIYEAITECGDLLENYGGHMYAAGLSIKEENFNIFKSRFEEVVRKRIKPDQTVQKIHADAVITLDQITPKFFRILKQFEPFGPENMTPVFITENLYDSGFSRCVGKDGKHLKLMLADKKGGETLFPSIAFNQAEHWHKVADKTNFHICYSIDENTYRNKTTIQLRIKDIHFNKYHSQKATEKITNSSTNKNS, encoded by the coding sequence ATGGAAGAAAAAAAATGGGTTATTAAGGAAAAAGGCGATCCCGAAGTCATTTCAAAATTAGCAAAGGAACTTAATATAGACGAAATACTGGCGCAATTATTAATACAGCGCAACATTACCAGTTTCGACCAGGCCAGGGCATTTTTCCGACCCGAGCTCAAAGATCTTCACGATCCTTTTCTAATGGTTGATATGGACAAAGCTGTAGAACGAATCAATACCGCCCTGCAGCGTAATGAGAGAATTCTGGTTTATGGTGATTATGATGTGGATGGAACTACATCTGTTGCCATGATGTATTCGTTCCTGCATCAGTTTCATAAAAACATCGATTACTATATCCCCGACAGATATAGCGAAGGCTACGGCATCTCGGAAAAAAGTATTGAATACGCCGAAAAAAACAATGTTTCTTTAGTTGTTGCACTTGATTGTGGTATCAAGGCCATAGATAAAATTGCCATGGCCAATGAAAAAAACATCGATTACGTTATCTGCGATCACCATACACCCGCAGACACGCTTCCTGATGCTTACGCTATTTTAGATCCAAAAAGAGCAGATAGCCAGTATCCCTTCAAAGAGCTATCGGGATGCGGGGTTGGGTTTAAACTCATTCAGGCCTTTTTATCAGCCAATAATATGGATATGAGCAAAGCCTATGAGTACCTTGATATGTTGGCAGTAAGTATAGCCTCAGATATCGTACCACTCATTGGTGAAAACCGGGTACTTGCCCACTATGGACTTAAAAAAATCAACGACAATCCATCGGTGGCACTCAAAGCTATAATGGAAGTATCAGAACTTGATAAACACATTGTAATATCCGATATTGTTTTCAAAATTGGCCCAAGGCTCAATGCAGCAGGTCGCATGGATAGTGGACAAATGGCAGTTGATCTGTTAGTATCGAAAGAGCTTGAGGAGGCAAGGGCCATAAGTCAAAAAATTGACAATGAAAACAAAAGCCGCAAAGATGTAGACCGGCAAATAACCAATGAAGCACTTGACCTTGTCATGCAAGAGGGTTTAGACTCAAAGAAGTCTATCGTATTATTTAATCCAAACTGGCTCAAGGGGGTAATTGGAATTGTCGCATCAAGGCTGGTCGAACATTACTACAAACCAACTATTATTTTCACCCGTTCAAATGGTCTAATTACAGGGTCTGCAAGATCGGTATTTGGTTTTAATATTTATGAAGCAATCACAGAGTGTGGCGACTTGCTTGAAAATTATGGTGGCCATATGTATGCTGCTGGATTGTCAATCAAAGAAGAAAACTTTAACATATTCAAATCAAGGTTTGAAGAAGTTGTGCGCAAACGCATAAAACCAGACCAAACAGTTCAGAAAATACACGCCGATGCGGTAATAACATTAGATCAAATCACACCCAAGTTTTTCCGTATACTCAAGCAATTTGAACCTTTCGGACCAGAAAACATGACGCCGGTTTTTATTACTGAAAATCTATATGACTCAGGGTTTAGTCGCTGTGTAGGTAAGGACGGAAAGCACCTGAAGCTTATGCTTGCCGACAAAAAAGGCGGCGAAACGCTCTTCCCGTCTATTGCGTTTAATCAGGCTGAACACTGGCATAAAGTTGCAGATAAAACCAATTTCCATATTTGCTACAGCATTGACGAAAACACTTACAGAAACAAAACAACCATACAGCTTCGTATAAAAGACATTCATTTCAACAAATACCATAGTCAGAAAGCGACTGAAAAAATCACGAACTCAAGCACAAATAAAAACTCATGA
- the lysS gene encoding lysine--tRNA ligase produces the protein MGFLELSEQEVIRRKALEELQNLGIDPYPAAKYEVTHYSQDIKDGYQEEEENMQEVTLAGRLMSRRIMGKASFAELQDEKGRIQLYFNRDELCPEEDKALYNNVFKKLLDIGDIIGVKGKVFKTRMGEISVNVNDLTVLSKSLRPLPVVKEKDGITYDAFADPEQRYRQRYLDLIVNTPVRDTFKKRAQLIQTMRNFLNDKDYLEVETPILQPIYGGAAAKPFKTHHNKLDQTLYLRIANELYLKKLIVGGYDGVFEFAKDFRNEGMSRFHNPEFTQMELYVAYKDYKWMMELVEEMVEKIALKLHGSTKVQVGEHEIDFKRPWKRFTMFEAIEHFTGIDISKMDEKQLAETAKKLEVEIDDSMGKGKLIDEIFGETCEAKLIQPTFITDYPIEMSPLAKKHRSEEGLVERFEGIVNGKEICNAYSELNDPVDQRKRFEEQLMLAKRGDDEAMMLDEDFLKSIEYGMPPTAGLGIGIDRLSMIMTNSNSIQDVLFFPQMRPEKKIQIDPAEVFMELGIPEEWVEVVQKVGFPTVAELKEANPNKLHQQLCGMNKKHKMGLQNPKPEEVKGWVES, from the coding sequence ATGGGATTTTTAGAATTGAGCGAACAGGAAGTAATACGTCGAAAAGCTCTTGAGGAGCTTCAAAATTTGGGAATAGATCCCTATCCGGCGGCGAAATATGAGGTAACCCACTATTCACAGGATATAAAGGATGGGTACCAAGAGGAAGAAGAAAATATGCAGGAGGTTACACTTGCCGGGCGTTTAATGTCCCGCAGAATTATGGGTAAGGCCTCTTTTGCTGAGTTGCAGGATGAAAAGGGCCGCATACAGCTATATTTTAACCGTGACGAATTGTGCCCCGAAGAAGATAAGGCGCTGTATAATAATGTGTTTAAAAAATTGCTCGATATTGGTGATATCATAGGAGTTAAAGGAAAGGTTTTTAAAACACGTATGGGGGAAATATCGGTAAATGTGAACGATCTTACGGTTTTGAGCAAATCACTGCGCCCTCTGCCCGTTGTAAAGGAAAAAGACGGAATAACTTATGATGCTTTTGCCGATCCCGAACAACGTTATCGTCAGCGTTATTTGGATCTAATTGTGAACACTCCTGTAAGGGATACCTTCAAGAAGCGTGCGCAATTAATTCAAACGATGCGCAACTTTTTAAATGATAAAGATTACCTGGAAGTAGAAACACCAATTTTGCAACCCATTTATGGAGGTGCTGCGGCAAAACCATTTAAGACACATCACAATAAGCTCGATCAAACTTTATATCTGCGCATTGCCAATGAGCTGTATCTGAAGAAACTGATCGTTGGTGGTTATGATGGTGTTTTTGAATTTGCAAAAGACTTCCGTAATGAGGGTATGAGCCGTTTCCATAATCCGGAATTTACTCAAATGGAGCTTTACGTGGCTTATAAAGATTACAAGTGGATGATGGAACTCGTGGAAGAGATGGTTGAAAAAATCGCCCTTAAACTCCATGGATCTACAAAAGTGCAGGTTGGCGAGCATGAAATTGATTTTAAACGCCCATGGAAGCGATTCACTATGTTCGAAGCCATTGAGCATTTTACAGGTATCGATATCAGTAAAATGGATGAAAAACAGCTTGCCGAAACAGCGAAAAAACTTGAAGTTGAGATTGACGACTCAATGGGAAAAGGTAAGTTGATTGATGAAATATTTGGCGAAACCTGCGAGGCTAAACTTATTCAGCCCACTTTTATAACCGATTATCCTATAGAGATGTCACCACTGGCCAAAAAACATCGCTCTGAGGAGGGCCTTGTGGAACGTTTTGAAGGAATTGTGAATGGTAAAGAGATTTGTAATGCCTATTCAGAGCTTAATGATCCTGTAGATCAGCGGAAACGCTTCGAAGAGCAGCTCATGCTGGCTAAGCGTGGCGATGATGAGGCTATGATGCTCGATGAAGATTTTCTTAAGTCAATTGAGTATGGTATGCCACCAACTGCCGGTCTGGGTATAGGTATCGATCGGCTCTCCATGATTATGACCAATTCCAACTCAATTCAGGATGTGTTGTTCTTCCCGCAAATGCGTCCGGAGAAAAAAATACAGATTGACCCTGCAGAGGTGTTTATGGAATTGGGTATTCCTGAAGAATGGGTGGAAGTTGTACAAAAAGTTGGTTTCCCCACGGTAGCAGAGCTAAAAGAGGCCAACCCTAATAAATTGCATCAGCAATTATGCGGCATGAACAAGAAACACAAAATGGGATTACAGAACCCTAAACCTGAGGAAGTAAAAGGTTGGGTGGAATCCTGA
- a CDS encoding TlpA family protein disulfide reductase: MRLFNSLCLALFLITGSLCAQQVYEHGYKVKTGDMAPDFTINEVDGKSYKLSDLRGHVVMLQFTASWCGVCRREMPFIEKEIWQKGQDKGLKVIALDRDEPAEKARELVESTGITYPIALDPGADIFGLYALKKAGVTRNVIIDRNGKIIFLTRLFKREEFDKMKEIIFNELAQKKKPE; encoded by the coding sequence ATGAGACTATTCAATTCTTTATGTCTGGCGCTTTTTCTTATCACGGGTTCTTTATGTGCTCAGCAGGTTTATGAACATGGTTACAAGGTTAAAACTGGAGATATGGCACCTGATTTCACCATTAATGAAGTCGATGGGAAATCATATAAATTGTCTGATTTGCGCGGCCATGTTGTAATGTTGCAATTTACAGCATCCTGGTGTGGTGTTTGCCGTCGCGAAATGCCATTTATAGAAAAAGAAATTTGGCAAAAAGGTCAGGATAAAGGCTTGAAAGTAATTGCTCTGGACCGTGACGAGCCTGCTGAAAAAGCCAGGGAATTAGTCGAAAGCACCGGAATAACTTACCCCATCGCTTTGGACCCGGGTGCAGATATTTTTGGGCTTTATGCTTTGAAAAAGGCTGGTGTAACCCGCAATGTAATAATTGACCGTAACGGCAAAATTATTTTTCTTACCAGGCTTTTCAAGCGTGAGGAGTTCGACAAGATGAAAGAGATAATTTTTAATGAGCTTGCGCAAAAAAAGAAGCCGGAATAG
- a CDS encoding M64 family metallopeptidase, whose translation MKYIKLFSITIAILVSSCTQGSDFQKYFHDKTMRFDYFHTGNANEEHFAFDQIVSDGIWAGSTHKLIDDLKLGKYFFKVIDLASGETIYSRGFASIYGEWETTPEAKKGWGAYHESVRFPWPRSDAKLIMMKRNKDYKFEKIWEYNIQLEHWRTNQAEAGTYLKTKDIHISGDPKKKVDIVVLSEGYTANEMDKFNKDARNFADALLSTEPFASRKNDINIRLVEVPSPQSGLAHPHQDIYRRSALSVSYGAFDSERYALGFDNKTIRNAAANVPYEYTAIVMNDSIYGGGGIYNLYITAAADNAFKDYLYVHEFGHHFADLADEYYASSTAYEMGSSIQEPWELNVTTHTEKDKIKWGDMIDEDMPLPTPWGKKEFDQHSIKTQKEREKLRAAKTPESEMNEFFIAQREWEEAYLKDIKYAGKTGLYEGAQYHSHGIYRSAPNCIMFTRTDHFCPACQRAINLVIDQYTK comes from the coding sequence ATGAAGTACATCAAACTTTTCTCCATCACCATCGCGATCCTGGTTTCATCCTGCACACAAGGATCCGACTTTCAAAAATACTTCCACGATAAAACAATGCGCTTTGACTATTTCCATACAGGAAATGCCAACGAAGAGCATTTTGCTTTTGACCAAATCGTATCAGACGGAATATGGGCCGGAAGCACACATAAGCTCATTGATGATCTGAAACTGGGCAAATATTTTTTTAAAGTAATTGATTTGGCCAGTGGCGAAACAATTTATTCAAGAGGCTTTGCTAGCATCTACGGAGAATGGGAAACTACACCTGAAGCAAAAAAAGGCTGGGGTGCTTATCATGAGTCAGTGCGTTTCCCATGGCCCAGAAGCGATGCCAAACTAATTATGATGAAACGAAACAAAGATTACAAATTTGAAAAGATATGGGAGTACAATATTCAGCTCGAACACTGGAGAACAAATCAGGCTGAAGCTGGTACATATTTAAAGACCAAAGACATACACATAAGTGGCGACCCAAAGAAAAAGGTTGATATTGTTGTACTTAGCGAAGGATATACTGCCAATGAAATGGATAAATTCAATAAAGATGCCCGGAACTTTGCCGATGCTTTGCTTTCGACTGAACCTTTTGCATCAAGAAAAAACGACATCAATATTCGCCTGGTAGAGGTTCCCTCTCCCCAGTCCGGGTTAGCCCATCCACATCAGGATATTTATCGTCGTTCGGCATTGAGCGTTTCATACGGTGCATTCGATTCAGAACGATATGCACTGGGATTCGATAATAAAACCATTCGTAATGCAGCTGCAAATGTACCATACGAATATACGGCAATTGTAATGAACGATAGCATTTACGGAGGTGGAGGCATTTACAATCTTTATATCACTGCTGCTGCAGATAATGCTTTTAAAGATTATCTTTATGTGCATGAATTTGGCCACCACTTTGCCGACCTTGCCGACGAATATTATGCTTCATCCACGGCATATGAAATGGGATCATCGATTCAGGAACCATGGGAGCTGAACGTTACAACCCACACAGAAAAAGATAAAATAAAATGGGGCGACATGATTGATGAAGATATGCCGCTTCCTACGCCATGGGGTAAAAAGGAGTTTGACCAACATAGCATTAAAACCCAAAAAGAACGGGAAAAACTGCGTGCTGCGAAAACGCCGGAATCTGAGATGAACGAGTTTTTTATTGCCCAACGTGAATGGGAGGAAGCATATTTGAAAGATATTAAGTATGCAGGTAAAACAGGATTGTATGAAGGAGCCCAGTATCACAGCCATGGTATTTACCGCTCGGCACCCAATTGTATCATGTTCACCAGAACAGACCATTTTTGCCCGGCCTGCCAGCGGGCCATCAATCTAGTGATTGATCAATACACAAAATAA
- a CDS encoding LytR/AlgR family response regulator transcription factor, whose translation MIKIPETGFVTVSSDYEQMRIPFESIMYIEARKNYVILHTFREKVISNTPLRVLLYDLPVRLFIQTHRNYVVAISQVNTLEPSRVTLINNEKVPLSKNYRKPLINTLLELGVIDKGF comes from the coding sequence ATGATAAAAATACCTGAAACGGGATTTGTTACGGTAAGTAGTGATTATGAGCAGATGCGCATTCCTTTTGAATCAATAATGTACATCGAAGCTCGTAAGAACTATGTTATCTTACATACATTTCGCGAAAAAGTAATTTCTAACACGCCTTTGCGGGTATTGCTTTATGATTTGCCGGTCAGGCTATTCATTCAAACCCACCGCAACTATGTTGTAGCTATAAGTCAGGTTAATACCCTTGAACCCAGCCGGGTTACGTTAATTAATAATGAGAAGGTTCCACTTTCAAAGAATTACAGAAAACCATTAATCAATACACTACTTGAATTAGGTGTTATTGATAAGGGTTTTTAG
- a CDS encoding SOS response-associated peptidase, translating to MCGRFILAQKIEKLGERFNVTIPDDMVFEPAFNIAPGDWAPVIASNTPDQLQMFRFGLTPFWAKKPMYLFNARSEGDRNKSNDPHYNGSKDIINKPSFRKPIRTQRCLVPADAFIEGTTKEGLKKPYVIYLKNKVRPFAFAGIWDEWKDEQAGKTILSFSIITTTANALLQKLPHHRSPVILSQSDELRWLNPGTPLSSITQMLRPYNAELMNAYPIDNKISHPGASGRELIDPAGPPLTPDAHFQFGDHIEKRGFGRRKIR from the coding sequence ATGTGTGGTAGGTTTATTTTAGCTCAAAAAATAGAGAAACTGGGAGAAAGGTTCAATGTAACTATACCGGATGATATGGTTTTTGAGCCTGCATTTAATATAGCTCCCGGCGATTGGGCTCCGGTAATAGCAAGCAATACACCTGATCAATTACAGATGTTTCGGTTTGGCCTTACGCCTTTTTGGGCCAAAAAGCCAATGTATTTATTTAATGCAAGATCAGAAGGAGACCGAAACAAGTCAAATGACCCACATTATAATGGGAGTAAAGACATTATTAATAAGCCTTCATTCAGAAAGCCAATAAGAACACAGCGCTGTCTGGTTCCCGCCGATGCTTTTATTGAGGGTACCACAAAAGAGGGTTTAAAGAAACCTTATGTGATATATTTAAAAAATAAGGTGCGACCATTTGCGTTTGCGGGAATTTGGGATGAATGGAAAGATGAGCAAGCAGGCAAAACAATTTTGTCTTTTAGTATTATTACAACTACTGCTAATGCTTTACTTCAAAAACTACCACACCATAGAAGCCCGGTTATTTTAAGTCAGTCTGATGAACTGAGATGGTTAAATCCCGGGACACCTTTAAGCTCTATTACACAAATGCTCAGACCTTACAATGCGGAATTAATGAATGCATACCCCATAGATAATAAAATAAGCCATCCAGGGGCAAGTGGGCGCGAGCTCATTGACCCGGCAGGACCTCCACTCACCCCGGATGCCCATTTTCAGTTTGGCGATCACATTGAAAAAAGAGGTTTTGGGCGTCGTAAAATTAGATAA
- a CDS encoding hemolysin family protein, producing MGLLILYLFIAIGISFLCSILEAVLLSTPESYIEILMTEKRGGAENLKKLKNAIDRPLSAILSINTIAHTIGAAGVGAQATKVFGEVYFGLVSAVLTLLILVLSEIIPKTIGATYWRSLALLSVPVIKVFMYVAYPFVVLSERITRIIAKRGQAYTFSRQDLSTMASIGYKEGVIGKDESYFIYNLMKLRDVSVEDIMTPRTVMVSVPESITTSEFFKQIDELYFSRIPVYQGNKENITGYVLKGDILERVAKDQHDVKIESLKREITKVYERIPVPRVFQLMMKKNDLIALVIDEYGGTEGIVTMEDIIETLTGIEIVDEKDTHVDYQKLAREIWKKRLNENRNRIIDD from the coding sequence ATGGGATTATTGATTCTTTATTTATTCATTGCAATTGGCATTTCATTTCTGTGTTCGATTTTGGAGGCGGTATTGCTCTCAACTCCAGAGTCTTATATCGAGATTCTGATGACCGAGAAACGGGGCGGAGCAGAGAATTTAAAAAAATTGAAAAATGCTATTGACCGGCCATTATCGGCAATTCTATCTATAAATACCATTGCACATACCATTGGCGCAGCAGGTGTAGGTGCGCAGGCCACGAAAGTTTTCGGAGAAGTCTATTTTGGGTTGGTCTCGGCTGTTCTTACACTGTTAATTTTAGTGTTGAGCGAAATTATTCCGAAAACAATTGGAGCCACCTATTGGCGCAGTCTGGCGCTCTTATCAGTACCTGTAATAAAAGTTTTTATGTATGTGGCCTATCCGTTTGTTGTTCTGTCAGAGCGTATAACCCGCATTATAGCTAAAAGGGGACAGGCTTATACTTTTAGCCGACAGGATTTGTCTACTATGGCTTCAATTGGGTATAAAGAGGGCGTTATTGGAAAAGATGAATCTTATTTTATATACAATCTTATGAAACTCCGCGATGTATCGGTAGAAGATATAATGACTCCGCGTACAGTTATGGTTAGTGTGCCGGAATCTATTACAACATCGGAGTTTTTTAAACAAATCGATGAATTGTATTTTTCCCGCATACCTGTTTACCAGGGAAATAAGGAAAATATAACTGGTTATGTGCTAAAAGGCGATATTCTGGAAAGGGTTGCGAAAGATCAGCACGACGTAAAAATAGAATCGCTAAAGCGGGAAATCACTAAGGTGTACGAACGCATTCCTGTTCCCAGAGTGTTTCAGCTCATGATGAAGAAAAATGACCTGATCGCCCTTGTGATTGATGAGTATGGAGGTACAGAGGGTATTGTTACGATGGAGGACATTATTGAAACCCTAACCGGGATTGAAATTGTGGACGAAAAGGACACCCACGTGGATTATCAAAAGCTGGCCCGCGAGATCTGGAAAAAAAGGCTGAATGAAAACCGTAATCGAATCATTGACGATTAA
- a CDS encoding NUDIX hydrolase: protein MMSSDKKRHSEFNIRVYGLVINENNEILLTDEYRLGAYMTKFPGGGLEKGEGTIDCLHREFWEETHQKIINISHYYTTDFYQKGWFYENMQLISIYYKAQLKNPEALKTSNKKFDFNKTDDNPQSFRWISIKNIEQADMTFPIDKVVIAMLQKELVSQS, encoded by the coding sequence ATGATGTCATCAGACAAGAAAAGACACTCTGAATTTAACATTAGAGTTTATGGCTTGGTTATAAACGAAAACAATGAAATTTTGCTTACCGATGAATACCGTCTTGGGGCCTATATGACTAAGTTCCCCGGGGGAGGATTGGAAAAAGGTGAAGGTACGATTGACTGTCTGCATCGTGAATTTTGGGAAGAAACACACCAGAAAATCATTAATATTTCACACTATTATACCACCGACTTTTATCAAAAAGGATGGTTTTATGAGAACATGCAGCTTATTTCCATCTATTACAAAGCTCAACTCAAAAATCCTGAAGCACTTAAAACATCAAATAAGAAATTTGATTTTAACAAGACTGATGATAACCCCCAGAGTTTCCGCTGGATTTCAATTAAAAATATTGAACAAGCCGACATGACCTTTCCAATTGATAAGGTAGTGATTGCAATGCTTCAAAAAGAGCTGGTCAGTCAAAGTTAA